One Candidatus Brocadia sp. genomic window, AGTTAGAGGTGGGACTGCTGTTTATCATCTGATCGTTTCAAACGAAGAAATCTTTTCTCCCCTTATCGAAGAGGCTGACACCCTTATTGTTATGAACCAGCCTTCCTATCAAAAATATAAAGGGATGTTGAAGCCCGATGGATTACTTATCGTGAATACCTCCATGATTAAATTAGGCAATTCCCCCGACGCAAAAATCTATAAAGTACCAGCAACAGAGATTGCCAGCAAGTTGGGAAATGTACTGGTCTCAAATATCGTGATGCTTGGTGCCTATCTGGCAATTAAAAAGTTATTTTCTGTTAATCATATTTTAGATCAGTTACAGACGATGCTAAAAGGGAAAAAGGGGAATCTGTTTGCCATCAACAAACAGGCCCTTGAAGACGGTATGCAGGTGATAGAATCCACTTATCATCAATCCGTATCGTAAATGGCCAATTCCAAAAATATCTTTTTTGCTGAAAAAGTAAATATTTTGAAAGGGTTAATCCTTGACTTGATCAAAATACCACTTCTTTGTCAACATATCATAAGAAATCAGACAGGTGAGGTCATTACTGGTAATTACACAATATCGCTTCTTTATCACACCCTGAATGGTCTGGTCTAACCATTCGTTTACAACCTCTTTTACACGAAAAAGCCTGCCGTGGAGCTTAAAGCTATAGGGTATCACATGGTTAATTGTCAGATCGTTGATGGGTACCCATATCGAGGACATTACGAGATGAACGATAGTAAATACAGATGAAAAACACCAAAGGACAATGCAAGCAATAGAAAAACATATCGAAATGATAACAAGGTATTGCCCTTGAAATAAACCGACCAATTGAATCGTACTGTCGGCATATAAACCCAGTGCAAAGACAATCTCCCAGTATCCTACGGTAAAGGTAAGAGACTCACTATTGCAAACACATTTTCTGATGGTCAGAATGATCAAGGATGGTATCCACCCGAGTCCGAAAGACCAAAAAAAGCAGAGAAATTCCTTTTAAAAAGGGGAGAAAATCAATAAAAGGTCCACCTGCTGTTTGTATATGCTGATGCAACATGACGCCAGTAATTGCCGTTACTGGCTGCTGCCCCGGCATTCATCCAATACGGTGTGAGAGCGGTACTGCAGTCGAATCTATAGAAGAGTAACCTCAGAATAATGAAAACCATAAATATGAAGTACAGACTTGCCCCCACAGACCACAGGGCAAACGAAAACAATTGAATAAATATTCCATATCTTATCGCATGTTCAGCAACAATAATACCCAGCAAAGCTGTAGATTGAGTACCTACAGTAACAAAGAACCATCCACCATGGAGAACGCTCTCAATTTTTCTGTCCTCTGATTTCCTACTTAGAAACAAGATGCTAAGCGAAGAAAGTGAAATACCTGACGAGAGACCTATAGCCACATACCAGAATATATTGGTATAGAGATGAAATATTTTGGAAAAACAGATACCAACGAAGTTGACAGCTCCTACAATGGTGAAGAAATACAGGGTTTTTTCCGGATTGAATAGCTCATCTAAAGTATCTTGATAAAATAAAGCTATCCGTGTGGTCTTAAAAGCAACCACAGAAAAGAATATGACCAAACTTGCTATAAAAAGTATGGCGCTATTCCTTCATATCCATACCATTGGGAAACGGATGCAATCATGATAGTGGCCATGACTGTGGAAAACCAGCGGGTATCTAATGAATAAGTTGCTATCTTTAATAAACTCATGTCTTTTCCCTTAGCGAAACAATCATTTAAAATTCCTTGCTTCTCCTCCGGATACCATTGTGAAACCTGTGGAATTCCAATGGAGAAATAAAAATTTATGATATCAAAAAGAATCTACATACCAGTAAAAAAACCATAAACCCTTGCAAAACCTATGTAACAAGTAAAAGTTCACTAATATCACTTGAATTTGCCTATAAGCACTGATAAAATTCATTCGTTACAGTACATACTCATACATAAATCGTGCAGAAATGAAAAAACATTATTTTCTAAACTTTGTTGTTGTGTGTGCAGCGTTTTTATTGCCTTTCATCGGAGGCTGTGCCTCACAGCCCAAAAAGTCAAAGATACCGGCACCTCTGGAGAGCGAAATGAGATCCATCGAAGATCAAAAGCCCTTGGTTTCTTATCAACCTCCTATTTCAGGCGAAAAGACGGCCTATGTAGTTAAAAAAGGGGATACTTTGTGGCGTATTTCAAAAAACTACGGAGTATCTGTCGATACAATTCTCCGGACCAATCATATCGCCAATACAAAAGATTTGAAAGTGGGACAGAAGCTTATCATCCCCGTTGCTGGAAAATCTTATACATCGTTTGCATCGCAAGCAAGTTATGCACCAGCAACAAGCAATGTTGCTGGTAGTGTATCGTCCCGCGGTTTTATTTGGCCTGTAAAAGGACAAATCGTGTCGCAATTCGGCGAAACGAGGAATGGAGTTAAAAATTCTGGTATCTGTATATTGCTACAACCTGGCCAAGATGTTGTGGCCGCTAAAAAGGGTATTGTTGAGGCCGTTACCGAAGCGGATGATGGCATGCGTGCCATCGTGATTAAACACGATGGAGGAGTCCGTACCATGTACGGATGCTGTTGTAATCCGGTTGTGAGGGAAGGCAGTTATGTGGAGCAGGGGCAACCTATAGCGAATACTAATCCGGTGGGTGCTGGTAGATCACAGGAGATCAATTTTAAGATTTATGTAAAAGATAAGCCTGTTAATCCCATGACTTACTTGCCATAAAAATAAGGCTGAAGAATCTCGTTTTCTGGAATCTGAGACAAAATAGAAATCCTTAAATATCAAGTTGTGGAGTAATTTACTATGCCAATTTATGACTTCCAGTGTAATCAGTGCAATACAAAATTTGACGAGTATTTCAGGAGTGCATCGGAGCGGAAAAAGCTGTTTTGTCCGTCCTGCCAGAGCGATAATGTTCAAAAGATATTTTCGGTATTTGGGATGTCTGTGGGAGGTAGTAGCGACAGTAGTTCTGGTAGTTGTGGGAGTTGCACCGCCTCTACCTGTGCAGGATGCGGATAGTACTTTATTCCCTAAACCTTGAGTTTGTTATTTTTGCAAGTTGCCGATTATTTGTTTGCATCTTTGTTGCGTTAAGATTTTAACCCTTTTTGACCCCGGTTTCTCCGGGGTATTCAATTATGAAAAATCTTTGGGCACCATGGCGTATCGCGTATATTCAAGAACAACCGAAAGAAAACGGTTGTTTTCTCTGTGACTCTTTTCAGGGTAATCAGGACGAAAAACATCTCATTGTTTATCGGGGCAAAGAGTGTTTCTGTATCCTAAACAAATATCCATATAACAATGGCCATCTCATGATTGTGCCGAACAAGCACAAGCCGGATATTTCTGACCTCACCGATCAGGAAATGCTGGAAATTATGAAGCTGACACGAGACATGAAAGAGCTTCTTATGGCCATAATGAAACCCGAGGGTTTTAATCTTGGCATCAATTTAGGAAGGTCTGCCGGAGCGGGACTTGTTGGTCATTTCCACCTCCATATTGTGCCAAGATGGAATGGAGATACAAACTTTATGCCTATCATTTCAGACGTGAAGGTTATTCCACAGTCTCTGGAAGACCTTTATAGAGAATTTAAAAAACGTTTGTAATGCCTTAACCACGAAGTGGCACAAAGGGATACGAATGAATACAAAATGAAAGTATCAGTTGTTTTAGCTGGAGCGGGTCTTGGGTTACGTATGGGTGGATCTGTAAAAAAACCCTTCCTGCAGATTCATGGCAAACCCATATTTCTCCACACCATTGAACGTTTTTCTCAAAGTGACATGATCAGCGAAATCATCCTTGTTGTTGGTGAGGCTGAGATGGAATCTCTTCATGAACAATGGCAGGATGTTCTGGATACCTGTAAGGTAAAAAAAATTGTTGTTGGGGGCAAAAGACGCCAGGATAGTGTTTATAATGGGCTTTGCCAGACAGAAGCTGATGTCGAAATCGTATTGATTCATGATATTGTCAGACCACTCGTGAGAAGAGATCTTATCGAAGCGGTTATAAACAAGGTAAGAGAATCCCACGCAGCTATCCTTGCTGCACCCATGAAGGCCACGGTGAAAGAGATAGGGGATGATTTGTGTATCCAGCGGACCGTTCCAAGGAACAATCTCTGGATGGCCCAGACACCACAAGGATTCAAAAGAGAACTCATCCTAAAAGTCTTCAATCAATTTAAAAACGTGAAAAGAGAATTTACAGACGATGCGGAAATGGTGGAAAAGGCAGGCTATCCAGTGTATATTGTACCCGGTACAGACGAAAACATTAAAATTACCACGCCTGAGGATATGCGTATTGCCGAGGCATTACTTAAATAAGTGAAGTTGCAAGCTACTGTGGGGAAAAGTTTGCGTTGGGTTGAGGCACGAAAACCTGCAAACTTAAGGCAGTTCTTCACGCAAGACCTGAATTTTGAATTGTAATTATAGGGAGAAGAACCTCTTCGCCCTGCTAACGTAATCAATTAGCGAATCATGGGAGCAATAATACGAGCAGTAATTTGGTAAAACACGTGATAACCGTGTTTGCATTCAGGAGGAAATAAATTAGTCGGGATTGGGTTTTGCAACCATTACAATCATCTCGATATATTTTTTTTCATTCTTTAGTAAACTTACACTATTAGTTTGAGTTTGATAACCTTCTTTTTCATATTTGATCGTATAAGTTCCTACATCTAAAGAAACATAATAATTGCCACTACCTGATGTTTCTTCGCAATAAACTTTATAATCGTCTTTACTGGATATCTTAACCTTAGGCAAACCTTTACCATAAGTATCGTACACATACCCATAAATATCACCCGCAATCGTTATTTTTGTTACACCGCACACAAACAAACTTAAAACCATTAACACAGTCAATTTCCTCATGGATTGTTCTCCTTTTATAAAATTGTCTCTTACGCCCAAACTATAAGACTATGGTTCTTAATTATCGATAGAAATGTTTTTGATGTAAAGCTATCAAAGGAAGGTAAACCAAATAAGCTTTGTCTTATCAAGACCTTGCTTTGCCTGTTTAAATACGCAGATATTCAATAACTCTCTTTGGTGTGTCTTGCTGTCTTCTTCGTCTTAATTGTTGCTTTAAAGGTTGGAATTTTTGATATCTTGGCAGTTATATACATATTATCAGCGTAATCGGCTTTCAAGTCAACATAAATCCAATTTAAATTGTATCCAAAACAGAAAAACACATCACGATTAGTAACAGCAGGCAATAATTAAATTTTGTGGGTCATTAATACGACAAAGAACGGTATGCGGATAACTGAGGTTGGATGTGCTAAGTTTCAGGAAGAATGGGGAAAATTAGGTAAGTTATTTTCTGGAAATAAATTATTCGATGAAGGGATGCAAGGGGTGAGAAAGAGGGTGAATCCAATGCTGAGCATCGCTTGGCTTTATAGGGTGCCAGGTTGGAGAAGCGGTACCGCTCAAGGCACAGATAATGGTTTCAGCTCTTCATCAAGTCAGAAAAACGAACAAGTGCTTCGAGAAGATCTATGAAATATGTTTACCGTTTCCCGAGTACTCTTTTCTCCCGATCATCTTCTGCTTCGGTCCGGATGTGTCTTTAAAGGTTCTTGCGGCAATCGGCGATCCGGCGAGGAATTCGTCCTTAAAGCGCATGGGATTTTCAAGGAGAAAGATTTGATCCCATGAGGCCTTGTCAAGAAAATCAAGGAGTTACGGTACTTACTGTAGCCTTTTTTCGTTGGACTGTGCTAGATTTGACTAAAGTCCTGTAGCTTTTCATAAGCAACCTACTGCGTTAGTAAAATGAACGAGTCTGATATGGGTATACCTTTCTTGTCATCCGTGTATCTATGTGGCCCATAAGATCTGCACGGGTATCGATCATGAAGCAGAGCAGTGCCTCAATCGTAGAACACGAAGTCCTCAATTTCCGTCTTCTTACCACTTCCATAGCCTCCCTTAATGCTTTATGAGCTGGTTTGGCTATCGGGATTATAAGGTGTTCCCCGTTCTTTGCCTCAGACTCCGCATCCAAATTGCCTTTAGATTGTTATCAGAATATTTTTTATATATCAGAATTTCACAAGATCTCCATCTTCTGCACTCAAGTACTACGGATAATGAAGCAAATTCAATAAAATTTATGACAGGATTTTTCTGTAGCGTTGACGACTATTGACTGAATTTCAACGGATTAGCGTTGGGTAAAGCCGCGCCGCAATTGAAGTCATAATTATGAAGATAATTACCATAACACCAAAGTCAAAGCTAAAGCCATAAACACTCTGGCCGCCCTCTATCATCAGCCCGCGGAGGGTGTCAACGAGGTAAGTGAGCGGGTTTACCCTTGCAAACGCTTGCAGCCACGCCGGCATCAGCGCCAAAGGGTAGATGGCGTTACTTGCAAAGAATAGCGGCATGGTCAGTACCTGTCCGATCCCCATGAAACGTTCTCTTGTCTTGACGATGCAAGCGATAATCAGCGAGAATGTTGAAAAAACGGCGGAGCCGAGTATGACGGCAACGAGTACGCCGAAAACCGCTTTGGGCGTGATGCGAACTTCAATGCGTATCAGGAAAGCAAGGATGTAAATAATCATCGCTTGCACCACTCCGCGGAATCCGGCGGCGAGCGCCTTACCCAGGACCAGAGAGCTCCGGTGTGCTGGACTGACCAAAAGTTTATGGATGATCCCCAGGTCGCGTTCCCAAATCACGGCTATTCCATAAAAAATGGCACTGAAAAGAACGCTTTGGGCAAGAATGCCGGGACACAGGAAGGCAAGATAACTGATATTACCCGTTGGAATTCCTCTTACCCGGCTGAAGACCTGCCCAAAGATAACCAGCCAAAGAATCGGTTGAACTGCCCTGGAGAATAATTCTGCCGGGTCGCGGATAAGCTTTTTAAATTCCACTTCGGCAATGGCCAGGCTCTGACCGAAAAAATCGAGGAGAGAAAACGAACTATCCCAATCGGTTGGCCGTACTACGCGTTCTTCGAACTTCACGATAATCGCCTCCTTCTGAAATTGAACCTCCGCTATAATAGGCAAAAACATCGTCAAGGGTAGCAGTAGTACCGACCGTAGCTTTTAATTCAGCAGGTTTTCCAAGGGTGACGATCTTTCCCTGATGAAGAATCGCCAGTTCATCGCAAAGTTGCTCGGCTTCCTCCATATCGTGCGTCGAGATAAGAATTGTAATATTGTATTCCTCTCGTAGGTCCCACAACCGGTCCCAAACTGTCCGTCGAGCAACGGGGTCAAGTCCAATGGTCGGCTCATCGAGAAATAATACTGCGGGACGATGAAGCATCGCCTGGGCAAGTTCGAGTCTCCGGATCATGCCTCCGGAATAAGTTTTTACCAATTTCT contains:
- a CDS encoding 2-oxoacid:ferredoxin oxidoreductase subunit gamma encodes the protein MTEKIILAGFGGQGMMLLGKLLAQTAMTNGKYVTYFPSYGTEVRGGTAVYHLIVSNEEIFSPLIEEADTLIVMNQPSYQKYKGMLKPDGLLIVNTSMIKLGNSPDAKIYKVPATEIASKLGNVLVSNIVMLGAYLAIKKLFSVNHILDQLQTMLKGKKGNLFAINKQALEDGMQVIESTYHQSVS
- a CDS encoding LysM peptidoglycan-binding domain-containing protein → MKKHYFLNFVVVCAAFLLPFIGGCASQPKKSKIPAPLESEMRSIEDQKPLVSYQPPISGEKTAYVVKKGDTLWRISKNYGVSVDTILRTNHIANTKDLKVGQKLIIPVAGKSYTSFASQASYAPATSNVAGSVSSRGFIWPVKGQIVSQFGETRNGVKNSGICILLQPGQDVVAAKKGIVEAVTEADDGMRAIVIKHDGGVRTMYGCCCNPVVREGSYVEQGQPIANTNPVGAGRSQEINFKIYVKDKPVNPMTYLP
- a CDS encoding zinc ribbon domain-containing protein, with the translated sequence MPIYDFQCNQCNTKFDEYFRSASERKKLFCPSCQSDNVQKIFSVFGMSVGGSSDSSSGSCGSCTASTCAGCG
- a CDS encoding HIT domain-containing protein; the protein is MKNLWAPWRIAYIQEQPKENGCFLCDSFQGNQDEKHLIVYRGKECFCILNKYPYNNGHLMIVPNKHKPDISDLTDQEMLEIMKLTRDMKELLMAIMKPEGFNLGINLGRSAGAGLVGHFHLHIVPRWNGDTNFMPIISDVKVIPQSLEDLYREFKKRL
- the ispD gene encoding 2-C-methyl-D-erythritol 4-phosphate cytidylyltransferase, producing MKVSVVLAGAGLGLRMGGSVKKPFLQIHGKPIFLHTIERFSQSDMISEIILVVGEAEMESLHEQWQDVLDTCKVKKIVVGGKRRQDSVYNGLCQTEADVEIVLIHDIVRPLVRRDLIEAVINKVRESHAAILAAPMKATVKEIGDDLCIQRTVPRNNLWMAQTPQGFKRELILKVFNQFKNVKREFTDDAEMVEKAGYPVYIVPGTDENIKITTPEDMRIAEALLK
- a CDS encoding PEGA domain-containing protein; the encoded protein is MRKLTVLMVLSLFVCGVTKITIAGDIYGYVYDTYGKGLPKVKISSKDDYKVYCEETSGSGNYYVSLDVGTYTIKYEKEGYQTQTNSVSLLKNEKKYIEMIVMVAKPNPD
- a CDS encoding multidrug ABC transporter permease is translated as MFLPIIAEVQFQKEAIIVKFEERVVRPTDWDSSFSLLDFFGQSLAIAEVEFKKLIRDPAELFSRAVQPILWLVIFGQVFSRVRGIPTGNISYLAFLCPGILAQSVLFSAIFYGIAVIWERDLGIIHKLLVSPAHRSSLVLGKALAAGFRGVVQAMIIYILAFLIRIEVRITPKAVFGVLVAVILGSAVFSTFSLIIACIVKTRERFMGIGQVLTMPLFFASNAIYPLALMPAWLQAFARVNPLTYLVDTLRGLMIEGGQSVYGFSFDFGVMVIIFIIMTSIAARLYPTLIR
- a CDS encoding ATP-binding cassette domain-containing protein, with amino-acid sequence MGSEASRFSIQTFNLTRNFGERTAVDKLSLSIRQGQIFGLLGPNGAGKTTTIKMLTTLLEPTTGSAIVAGFDIQKQSERVRKNIGYVPQMVSADGALTGRENLMLSAKLYRIPRSERTDRIEDALRFMGLQNWAQKLVKTYSGGMIRRLELAQAMLHRPAVLFLDEPTIGLDPVARRTVWDRLWDLREEYNITILISTHDMEEAEQLCDELAILHQGKIVTLGKPAELKATVGTTATLDDVFAYYSGGSISEGGDYREVRRTRSTANRLG